A region of Catenibacterium mitsuokai DNA encodes the following proteins:
- the glf gene encoding UDP-galactopyranose mutase produces MKYDYLVVGSGLYGAVFAHEANKRGKKVLVIDKRPNIAGNIYTEEVEGINVHKYGAHIFHTNNKEVWQYITQFAEFNRFTNSPVANYKGELYSLPFNMYTFNKMWGVVTPEEAAAKIEEQRQEIKGEPKNLEEQAISLVGRDIYEKLIKGYTEKQWGRPCTELPSFIIKRLPVRLTFDNNYFNALYQGIPMGGYTKMVENMLEGIEVRLNTDYLENKEELDSLADKVVYTGPIDAYFNYKLGTLEYRSVRFETEVLDKPNFQGNAAVNYTDAETPWTRIIEHKWFEFGTQPKTVISREYSSEWKLGDEPYYPVNDEKNGALYAEYKKLGEAETKVIFGGRLGEYKYYDMDAVIAAALDKVKEVFE; encoded by the coding sequence ATGAAATATGATTATCTAGTAGTAGGATCAGGTCTTTATGGTGCTGTTTTTGCCCATGAAGCAAATAAAAGAGGAAAGAAGGTTCTTGTCATTGATAAGAGACCTAACATTGCAGGAAATATCTATACTGAAGAAGTAGAAGGTATCAATGTACATAAGTATGGTGCACATATCTTCCATACAAATAATAAGGAAGTATGGCAGTATATCACTCAGTTTGCAGAGTTCAACAGATTCACAAACTCACCTGTTGCGAACTATAAGGGAGAACTTTATTCACTTCCATTCAACATGTATACATTCAATAAGATGTGGGGAGTAGTGACTCCAGAAGAAGCTGCTGCAAAGATTGAAGAACAGAGACAGGAAATCAAGGGAGAACCAAAGAACCTTGAAGAACAGGCTATCTCACTTGTAGGTAGAGATATCTATGAAAAGCTCATCAAAGGCTATACAGAAAAGCAGTGGGGAAGACCATGTACAGAACTTCCATCATTCATCATCAAGAGATTACCAGTAAGACTTACTTTTGATAATAACTACTTCAATGCGTTATATCAGGGTATTCCAATGGGTGGCTATACAAAGATGGTAGAAAACATGTTGGAAGGTATTGAAGTAAGATTGAATACAGATTACCTAGAAAACAAGGAAGAACTAGACAGCCTTGCAGATAAGGTTGTTTATACAGGACCTATTGATGCTTACTTCAACTATAAGCTAGGTACATTAGAATACAGATCAGTCAGATTTGAAACAGAAGTATTAGATAAGCCAAATTTCCAGGGAAATGCAGCAGTGAACTATACAGACGCAGAAACACCTTGGACAAGAATTATTGAACATAAATGGTTTGAATTCGGTACACAGCCTAAGACTGTCATCAGTAGAGAATACAGCTCTGAATGGAAACTAGGAGATGAACCATATTATCCAGTCAATGATGAAAAGAATGGTGCCTTATATGCAGAATATAAGAAGCTAGGCGAAGCAGAAACTAAAGTAATCTTTGGTGGAAGACTAGGAGAATATAAGTACTATGATATGGATGCAGTTATCGCAGCTGCGTTAGATAAAGTAAAAGAGGTATTTGAATAA
- a CDS encoding LCP family glycopolymer transferase, whose product MKFITSRALILGIQAVVSAVLAFFVVKIGILPTKYLMAAFAVLVVLWLLMLLFTKPSKKNKVGRPLVGKIVSLVLSIAMVFGTSKIIKGDSFLSSLTNVGTETTTYSLIVLKSSGYKTVSSLKGKTIDYYTNDKKKAMEVKDELQKQIKFHGNGEEDNAKLASDLYSGDCDAILLNESYRDLIKETYSNFDSKTKVLWQTKLVEKVENTASDINVTKKPFVCYISGVDSRGGVNENSRSDVNLLVTVNPNNGQILMTSIPRDYYVELANCGKKDKLTHSALYGGTDNSVKTIEDFLDINIDFYARVDFQSVIQLVDALGGIDIYSDKAFIPYTDHGIKIPEGNVHMNGRMALAFARERYTYKSGDQHRTENQQAVLQAIIKKAVSPKILTNYSEILDSIKDTFTTNMPSSSIRALVNKQLDDNIKWDFQKSFLKGEGVIQTGGYSMPKTRLWYCIPDEESIKLNSKYINAMCDGKKIDTEKKIFDVEKAEKEAKKNAKENN is encoded by the coding sequence ATGAAATTTATTACATCACGTGCCTTGATTCTAGGTATCCAGGCTGTTGTGAGTGCAGTGCTCGCATTCTTTGTGGTGAAGATTGGAATCTTACCAACAAAGTATTTAATGGCTGCATTTGCAGTACTTGTTGTATTATGGCTATTAATGTTATTGTTTACTAAGCCATCAAAGAAAAATAAAGTTGGAAGACCTTTAGTAGGTAAAATAGTTTCTCTTGTATTAAGTATCGCAATGGTTTTTGGTACGAGTAAGATCATCAAAGGTGACTCATTCCTTTCATCTCTTACTAATGTAGGTACTGAAACAACTACTTATTCTTTAATTGTACTAAAGAGTAGTGGTTATAAGACTGTTTCTTCATTAAAAGGTAAAACAATCGATTACTATACAAACGATAAAAAGAAAGCTATGGAAGTAAAAGATGAGTTACAGAAACAGATCAAATTCCATGGTAATGGAGAAGAAGATAACGCTAAGCTAGCATCAGATTTATATAGTGGTGATTGTGATGCAATTCTTTTAAATGAAAGTTATCGTGATTTAATCAAGGAAACATATAGTAACTTTGATTCAAAGACTAAAGTATTATGGCAGACTAAGCTCGTAGAAAAAGTTGAAAATACTGCATCTGATATTAACGTTACTAAGAAACCTTTCGTATGTTATATCAGTGGTGTTGACTCACGTGGCGGTGTAAATGAAAACAGCCGTTCAGATGTTAACTTATTAGTGACTGTTAATCCAAATAATGGTCAGATTTTAATGACAAGTATTCCAAGAGACTATTATGTAGAACTTGCAAACTGTGGTAAGAAAGATAAATTAACACATTCTGCTTTATATGGTGGTACAGATAACAGTGTAAAGACTATTGAAGACTTCTTAGATATCAATATTGATTTCTATGCAAGAGTTGATTTCCAGTCAGTTATTCAGTTAGTTGATGCACTTGGTGGTATTGATATTTATTCTGATAAGGCATTTATTCCATATACAGATCATGGTATTAAGATTCCTGAAGGTAATGTTCATATGAATGGTCGTATGGCACTTGCTTTCGCAAGAGAACGTTATACTTATAAGTCTGGTGACCAGCATAGAACTGAAAACCAGCAGGCTGTATTACAGGCTATTATCAAGAAAGCAGTATCTCCAAAGATTCTTACAAACTATAGTGAAATCTTAGATTCTATCAAAGATACATTCACTACAAATATGCCATCTTCAAGCATCAGAGCTTTAGTTAATAAGCAGTTAGATGACAATATCAAATGGGATTTCCAGAAATCATTCTTAAAGGGTGAAGGTGTTATCCAGACAGGTGGATATTCAATGCCTAAGACTAGATTATGGTATTGCATCCCAGATGAAGAAAGTATCAAATTAAATTCTAAGTATATCAACGCTATGTGTGATGGTAAGAAGATTGATACTGAAAAGAAAATCTTTGATGTAGAAAAAGCTGAAAAAGAAGCTAAAAAGAACGCAAAAGAAAATAACTAA
- the tagD gene encoding glycerol-3-phosphate cytidylyltransferase, with product MKRVITYGTFDLLHYGHINLLRRAKELGDYLIVGLSTDEFNWNEKQKKCYFTYEQRKQLLESVRYVDLVIPECGWDQKRKDVHEYHVDTFVMGDDWKGQFDFLEEEGAEVVYLPRTPEISTTRIKKDLNK from the coding sequence ATGAAGAGAGTTATTACTTATGGTACTTTTGACTTATTACATTATGGTCATATCAATCTATTAAGAAGAGCAAAAGAATTAGGTGATTACCTAATTGTTGGTTTATCAACAGATGAATTCAACTGGAATGAAAAACAGAAGAAATGTTATTTTACATATGAACAGAGAAAACAGCTACTTGAATCAGTAAGATATGTAGATTTAGTGATTCCTGAATGTGGATGGGATCAGAAACGTAAAGATGTTCATGAATATCACGTTGATACATTTGTTATGGGGGATGACTGGAAAGGTCAGTTTGATTTCTTAGAAGAAGAAGGCGCTGAAGTCGTTTATTTACCAAGAACTCCTGAAATCAGTACTACAAGAATCAAAAAAGACTTGAATAAATAG
- a CDS encoding flippase encodes MKKQKSLKLNFIMNALLTMSSFIFPLITFPYVSRVLGPTGTGQVNFATSLITYFSMFAQLGIPTYGIKVCAQVRDDHEKLTRTTQELLIINLVMTVVSYIAFIIALFTVPKLASDKMLYVITSSTILLTTIGMEWLYKALEQYTYITIRSIIFKFIGLVAMFMLVRTKNDYVMYAGITVFAASASFILNLLNAHKYIGLKPVGHYNFKKHFKPVAIFFAMSCATTIYTNLDSVMLGFMATNADVGYYGAAVKIKNILVSIVTSLGTVLLPRAAYYIEHQQMDEFKKLSRKALNFVFLVASPMMIYFMLFAKQGIYFLSGDAFGPAVVPMQLIMPTLLLIGITNILGIQILVPLGYEKAVLVSEIVGAVIDLVVNALLIPVYQSSGAAIGTLLAEFAVMVVQCLALKNEIKSAFSDIKYLKIILAIVIASIASCWVTVLNLHVFITLVISAVLFFGVYGVVLIIMKEKLVIEILTQIFNKLKHRSA; translated from the coding sequence ATGAAAAAACAGAAATCACTTAAGTTGAATTTCATTATGAATGCATTACTTACAATGTCTTCATTCATATTCCCACTTATTACATTCCCATATGTATCGAGAGTATTAGGACCTACAGGAACAGGTCAGGTTAACTTTGCGACGTCATTGATTACTTATTTCTCTATGTTTGCACAGTTAGGTATTCCAACATATGGTATCAAAGTATGTGCACAAGTAAGAGATGATCATGAAAAATTAACAAGAACAACACAGGAATTACTAATTATTAATCTTGTCATGACCGTAGTCTCTTATATTGCGTTTATTATTGCGTTATTCACAGTACCAAAACTTGCATCTGATAAGATGTTGTATGTGATTACTAGTAGTACTATCTTACTTACTACAATAGGTATGGAATGGCTCTATAAAGCACTAGAACAATATACATATATCACTATCCGTTCTATTATCTTCAAGTTTATCGGACTTGTTGCAATGTTCATGTTAGTACGAACAAAAAACGACTATGTGATGTATGCGGGTATCACAGTATTTGCGGCGAGTGCTTCATTTATTCTTAACCTGTTGAATGCGCATAAGTATATTGGTCTCAAGCCAGTTGGACACTATAACTTTAAGAAGCATTTTAAGCCAGTTGCGATATTTTTTGCGATGAGCTGTGCAACAACTATCTATACGAACCTAGATTCAGTTATGTTGGGTTTCATGGCTACAAATGCGGATGTAGGTTACTATGGTGCAGCTGTCAAGATCAAGAATATTTTAGTATCCATTGTTACGTCATTAGGTACTGTATTACTTCCAAGAGCGGCTTATTATATTGAACATCAGCAGATGGATGAATTTAAGAAGTTGAGCAGAAAGGCATTAAACTTTGTATTTCTAGTCGCTTCACCAATGATGATTTATTTCATGCTTTTCGCAAAGCAGGGAATCTATTTCCTATCAGGTGATGCTTTTGGACCAGCCGTTGTGCCAATGCAGCTTATTATGCCTACCCTGCTTCTTATTGGTATTACAAATATCTTGGGTATTCAGATTCTTGTACCATTAGGATATGAAAAAGCTGTACTTGTATCAGAAATAGTTGGTGCAGTCATTGACTTAGTGGTTAATGCGTTATTGATTCCAGTGTATCAATCAAGTGGCGCAGCCATTGGTACATTACTTGCAGAATTTGCGGTTATGGTTGTTCAGTGCTTAGCCTTAAAGAACGAAATCAAATCAGCTTTTAGTGATATTAAATACTTAAAGATTATTCTTGCGATTGTAATTGCATCAATTGCATCATGTTGGGTAACAGTACTTAACCTTCATGTATTTATTACACTCGTTATTTCAGCTGTCCTATTCTTTGGTGTATATGGTGTTGTACTCATTATCATGAAAGAAAAGCTAGTGATTGAAATATTGACACAAATCTTTAATAAATTGAAACATAGAAGCGCATAA
- a CDS encoding glycosyltransferase, with amino-acid sequence MKSVLIIGMTPNPGGIESFLMTYFRKLKNTFKIDFLTTFDTCAYSQEILDNGSRIYTIQSSQFKQVKEFKQEMTSFFQHHHYDIIWFNACDLGNFGLLKYAQLASPEKVIVHAHNNDFMKKGKKALFYKFMHYKNKKKVKQYATDFWACSELAGQFFFEEDIRQSPRYHVINNAIDTDRFKYDREVRAAYRKDLDAEDKIVVMNTARFTYQKNQLFLIDIFSELKKMDDRFELVLVGDGELRSELEQKISDLNLTDSVQLLGLRSDIPELLSAADIFLFPSRFEGFGISLLEAQASGLLSFTSKTVVPESVGITDLLTYISLDESPKEWADIIYGQFIKRDIERNKYTDVIKDKGFDIYTEAMKLKSYLDD; translated from the coding sequence ATGAAGAGTGTATTGATTATAGGAATGACACCTAATCCTGGTGGCATAGAAAGTTTTTTAATGACCTACTTCAGAAAATTAAAGAACACCTTTAAAATAGATTTCCTTACTACATTTGATACATGTGCTTATAGTCAGGAGATTCTAGATAATGGTTCTAGAATTTATACAATTCAGTCAAGTCAGTTTAAACAGGTTAAAGAATTTAAGCAGGAAATGACAAGTTTCTTTCAGCACCATCATTATGATATTATCTGGTTTAATGCGTGTGATTTAGGTAATTTTGGTTTGTTGAAATATGCTCAGCTTGCTTCTCCTGAAAAAGTGATTGTACATGCACATAATAATGATTTCATGAAGAAAGGTAAAAAAGCACTCTTCTATAAGTTCATGCATTATAAAAATAAAAAGAAAGTAAAACAGTATGCGACTGATTTCTGGGCCTGCTCAGAACTAGCAGGACAGTTCTTCTTTGAAGAAGATATACGTCAGAGTCCTCGTTATCACGTTATTAATAATGCGATTGATACAGATCGTTTTAAATATGACAGAGAGGTCAGAGCCGCTTATCGTAAAGATCTTGATGCTGAAGATAAGATTGTAGTAATGAATACGGCAAGATTCACTTATCAGAAGAACCAGCTATTCTTAATTGATATCTTTTCTGAATTAAAGAAGATGGATGATCGTTTCGAACTTGTATTAGTGGGTGATGGAGAATTAAGAAGTGAACTTGAACAGAAGATTTCTGATTTGAATTTAACAGATAGCGTACAGCTGCTCGGCTTGCGTAGTGATATTCCAGAATTATTATCAGCCGCTGATATATTCCTCTTCCCTTCTCGTTTTGAAGGATTTGGTATATCATTATTAGAAGCACAGGCTTCTGGACTGTTATCCTTTACTTCCAAGACAGTTGTCCCAGAAAGTGTAGGGATTACAGATTTACTCACATATATTTCATTGGATGAATCTCCTAAAGAATGGGCTGATATCATTTATGGACAGTTCATCAAGAGAGACATTGAAAGAAATAAATATACGGATGTCATCAAAGATAAGGGATTTGATATTTATACTGAAGCTATGAAATTAAAATCCTACTTAGATGATTAA
- the glf gene encoding UDP-galactopyranose mutase, with protein MSKYDYLVVGSGLYGAIFAHEANKRGKKVLVIDKRPNIAGNIYTEEVEGINVHKYGAHIFHTNNKEVWQYITQFAEFNRFTNSPVANYKGELYSLPFNMYTFNKMWGVVTPEEAAAKIEEQRQEIKGEPKNLEEQAISLVGRDIYEKLIKGYTEKQWGRPCTELPSFIIKRLPVRLTFDNNYFNALYQGIPMGGYTKMVENMLEGIEVRLNTDYLENKEELDSLADKVVYTGPIDAYFNYKLGTLEYRSVRFETEVLDKPNFQGNAAVNYTDAETPWTRIIEHKWFEFGTQPKTVISREYSSEWKLGDEPYYPVNDEKNGALYAEYKKLGEAETKVIFGGRLGEYKYYDMDAVIAAALDRVKKEFN; from the coding sequence ATGAGTAAATATGATTATCTAGTAGTAGGATCAGGTCTTTATGGCGCAATCTTTGCGCATGAAGCAAATAAGAGAGGAAAGAAGGTTCTTGTCATTGATAAGAGACCTAACATTGCAGGAAATATCTATACTGAAGAAGTAGAAGGTATCAATGTACATAAGTATGGTGCACATATCTTCCATACAAATAATAAGGAAGTATGGCAGTATATCACTCAGTTTGCAGAGTTCAACAGATTCACAAACTCACCTGTTGCGAACTATAAGGGAGAACTTTATTCACTTCCATTCAACATGTATACATTCAATAAGATGTGGGGAGTAGTGACTCCAGAAGAAGCTGCTGCAAAGATTGAAGAACAGAGACAGGAAATCAAGGGAGAACCAAAGAACCTTGAAGAACAGGCTATCTCACTTGTAGGTAGAGATATCTATGAAAAGCTCATCAAAGGCTATACAGAAAAGCAGTGGGGAAGACCATGTACAGAACTTCCATCATTCATCATCAAGAGATTACCAGTAAGACTTACTTTTGATAATAACTACTTCAATGCGTTATATCAGGGTATTCCAATGGGTGGCTATACAAAGATGGTAGAAAACATGTTGGAAGGTATTGAAGTAAGATTGAATACAGATTACCTAGAAAACAAGGAAGAACTAGACAGCCTTGCAGATAAGGTTGTTTATACAGGACCTATTGATGCTTACTTCAACTATAAGCTAGGTACATTAGAATACAGATCAGTCAGATTTGAAACAGAAGTATTAGATAAGCCAAATTTCCAGGGAAATGCAGCAGTGAACTATACAGACGCAGAAACACCTTGGACAAGAATTATTGAACATAAATGGTTTGAATTCGGTACACAGCCTAAGACTGTCATCAGTAGAGAATACAGCTCTGAATGGAAACTAGGAGATGAACCATATTATCCAGTCAATGATGAAAAGAATGGTGCCTTATATGCAGAATATAAGAAGCTAGGCGAAGCAGAAACTAAAGTAATCTTTGGTGGAAGACTAGGAGAATATAAGTACTATGATATGGATGCAGTTATCGCAGCTGCATTAGACAGAGTTAAAAAGGAATTTAATTAA
- a CDS encoding peptide ABC transporter substrate-binding protein, translating into MSLFKRIITLTLVLTMMTGCSFVNNAGAQKVFNFADSGYVTSLDASKAIDETSTNVIQAFGDGLYAYNVKSKLKPAIAKSMKVSDDGKTYTFEIRKNVKWSNGDPVTAEDFVYAWKRALSMRSDASKLLTSYGAAIAGADEIYNGRKSADTLGVYVKDKKLVVNLAYKTSRFMDLVTQPVFFPLNQKFVEAQGDQYATSPKALLSCGTYKVSSISKDKITLKKNKTCYIAKKTNIDLVNMYFGISNEDKIKMFDEGKIDFAAVTGENAKKYDGKDSSTADSDSVIWDLVPNFKDQYLSDARVREAMSLLLERKKYNKQVLHDGSHKAQGLLPMGICFNSNKQFIRDASRYKLKYDKKEAKKTLSKLLNEYQLKKFTFTLTYTNDYPATKAIAGKIKEDLEATKQIKVYLKEVNTVDYNQAELSLLRIKGVCNDAYDYLAPLAVNNQGINHYANNEFNNYFRTAVNAKDQDERYYAFLNAERVAMRDYAFIPVVHQGQRYLINMSVTDLIRNFCGAPYSFRYMYMR; encoded by the coding sequence ATGAGTTTATTTAAGAGAATAATTACACTTACACTTGTATTAACTATGATGACAGGCTGTTCATTTGTGAATAATGCAGGTGCACAGAAGGTATTTAATTTTGCGGATTCTGGTTATGTGACTTCACTTGATGCATCAAAGGCTATCGATGAAACATCTACGAATGTGATTCAGGCTTTTGGTGATGGCTTATATGCTTATAATGTGAAAAGTAAGTTAAAGCCTGCCATTGCGAAAAGCATGAAAGTCAGTGATGATGGTAAAACATATACCTTTGAAATTAGAAAGAATGTGAAATGGTCTAATGGGGATCCCGTGACTGCAGAAGACTTTGTATATGCATGGAAGAGAGCCTTATCTATGCGTTCTGATGCATCTAAGCTTCTTACCTCTTATGGTGCAGCCATTGCAGGAGCAGATGAAATCTACAACGGTAGAAAGTCTGCAGATACATTAGGGGTTTATGTGAAGGATAAGAAGTTAGTCGTTAACCTCGCTTATAAGACATCACGTTTTATGGATTTAGTGACTCAGCCAGTATTCTTCCCATTAAATCAGAAGTTTGTAGAAGCACAGGGAGATCAGTATGCAACTTCTCCTAAGGCATTATTGTCATGTGGGACATATAAGGTCTCTTCTATCTCTAAAGATAAGATTACTTTAAAGAAGAATAAGACATGTTATATCGCAAAGAAGACAAACATCGATCTTGTGAATATGTATTTTGGAATCAGTAATGAAGACAAGATCAAGATGTTTGATGAAGGCAAGATTGACTTTGCGGCAGTGACTGGTGAAAATGCGAAGAAGTATGATGGTAAAGATTCAAGTACTGCAGATTCGGATAGTGTTATTTGGGATTTAGTGCCTAATTTCAAGGATCAGTATTTATCAGATGCAAGAGTACGTGAAGCAATGTCTTTATTACTTGAAAGAAAGAAATACAATAAACAGGTATTGCATGATGGAAGTCATAAGGCACAGGGATTACTTCCTATGGGAATCTGTTTCAACTCTAATAAGCAGTTTATTCGAGATGCTTCTCGATATAAATTAAAGTATGACAAGAAAGAAGCAAAGAAAACTTTAAGCAAGCTTCTTAATGAATACCAATTGAAGAAATTCACATTTACTTTAACTTATACAAATGATTATCCAGCAACTAAGGCAATTGCGGGTAAGATTAAAGAAGATCTTGAAGCAACAAAACAAATCAAGGTGTATTTAAAAGAAGTAAATACTGTAGATTATAATCAGGCAGAACTTTCTTTATTACGTATCAAGGGTGTATGTAATGATGCTTATGATTATCTAGCCCCTCTTGCAGTCAATAACCAGGGTATTAATCATTATGCGAATAATGAATTCAATAACTACTTTAGAACTGCAGTGAACGCAAAGGATCAAGATGAACGTTACTATGCATTCTTAAATGCAGAAAGAGTCGCAATGCGTGATTATGCATTCATTCCAGTTGTTCATCAGGGACAGAGATACTTAATTAATATGAGTGTCACTGATTTGATTCGTAATTTCTGTGGTGCCCCATATAGCTTTAGATATATGTATATGCGTTAA